The Henckelia pumila isolate YLH828 chromosome 2, ASM3356847v2, whole genome shotgun sequence genome includes a window with the following:
- the LOC140882925 gene encoding ubiquitin-fold modifier-conjugating enzyme 1 — MEGWDPTTKSSLTQIPLLSVKAGPRDGGAWTQRLKEEYKALIAYTSMNKSKDNDWFRISAANPEGTRWTGKCWYIHNLLKYEFDLQFDIPVTYPATAPEIELPQLDGKTQKMYRGGKICLTVHFKPLWAKNCPRFGIAHALCLGLAPWLAAEIPILVDSGMIKHKDDAASSNETS, encoded by the exons ATGGAGGGATGGGACCCAACAACGAAATCGTCGCTGACCCAGATCCCTCTACTCTCCGTGAAAGCGGGCCCACGCGACGGCGGCGCGTGGACGCAGCGTTTGAAGGAGGAGTACAAGGCGCTGATTGCGTACACCTCGATGAACAAATCCAAAGACAACGATTGGTTCCGGATCTCCGCCGCCAATCCCGAAGGAACCCGGTGGACGGGCAAGTGTTGGTATATCCACAATCTTCTTAAATATGAGTTCGACCTGCAGTTCGATATTCCGGTCACCTATCCTGCTACCGCGCCTGAAATCGAATTGCCTCAGCTCGATGGAAAAACGCAGAag ATGTATAGAGGAGGAAAAATATGTCTAACAGTGCATTTCAAGCCGCTTTGGGCCAAAAACTG TCCTAGGTTTGGTATAGCACATGCACTTTGTTTGGGTCTTGCTCCGTGGCTTGCTGCAGAAATTCCAATTCTTGTCGATTCTGGAATGATCAAGCACAAAGATGATGCAGCATCATCCAACGAAACTTCGTGA